A single genomic interval of Vicinamibacteria bacterium harbors:
- a CDS encoding endonuclease III domain-containing protein, which translates to MPQKRRQRKQITSQSLLQVYERLAARFGPAGWWPGETPFEICLGAILTQNTSWGNAEKALAVMRAQGRLSYPRLRSLPVSRLAVLIRSSGTFNVKARRIAAFLAFLGSEFGGSVEAMKDMEPVELRGKLLAVHGIGRETADSIVLYAAGRPLFVVDAYTRRVFRRLGFLRGDEAYDDIQRVFMERMPQDAALFNDYHAQIVRLAKDLCRPRPRCRECPLDDLCPKRGLRGEGKPPAAPRGSTI; encoded by the coding sequence GTGCCGCAGAAACGTCGGCAGAGGAAGCAGATAACCAGCCAATCGCTTCTCCAAGTCTATGAGCGTCTAGCCGCCCGCTTCGGACCCGCCGGATGGTGGCCGGGAGAGACGCCCTTCGAGATCTGCCTGGGCGCGATCCTCACCCAGAACACGTCCTGGGGCAACGCCGAGAAGGCGCTAGCGGTGATGCGCGCCCAGGGCCGGCTCTCCTATCCCCGGCTTCGATCTCTCCCCGTTTCGCGCCTGGCCGTCCTCATTCGCTCGTCAGGCACCTTCAATGTCAAGGCTCGCCGCATCGCTGCCTTCCTCGCCTTTCTGGGCTCGGAGTTCGGGGGGTCGGTGGAGGCCATGAAGGACATGGAACCCGTTGAGCTCCGCGGCAAGCTCCTCGCTGTTCATGGCATTGGCCGCGAGACGGCGGATTCGATCGTGCTCTACGCCGCGGGCCGGCCCCTCTTCGTCGTGGACGCTTACACCCGTCGGGTCTTCAGGCGCCTGGGTTTCCTCCGTGGCGACGAGGCTTACGACGACATCCAACGCGTCTTCATGGAGCGGATGCCCCAGGACGCAGCGCTCTTCAACGACTACCACGCGCAGATCGTGCGCTTGGCCAAGGACTTATGCCGCCCCCGTCCCCGCTGCAGGGAGTGCCCGCTCGACGACCTGTGCCCTAAGCGTGGACTGCGCGGCGAGGGGAAACCCCCCGCCGCCCCGCGAGGCTCGACTATATGA